One region of Exiguobacterium acetylicum genomic DNA includes:
- a CDS encoding competence protein CoiA family protein encodes MFEAIDASGKRIMIHRFPIHELKAMSLRCPYCLKPLRVRQGRRPHFAHISACTGESSVHMSWKKRIADSLINAGIQVEIEWTTGERRFDLWIPEQKLGIEIQRSPMSAEEWIRRALLDAKQEQTVRWIGFHPSHGVTLRLQGWMRQAFLQNDYLDLIVENQIRRFRHPVPFAKHHVYCTVQSLSLSDFLSTEPSSFPRKFSIARWQGIVHRYRRRPFYPSLPPRILKTPLYQAGFHLQNLPSFAFLPITRLLFLPVHPFEFQIAVFLKLKGRYTSIRLEHAINQLLHQLNLSIERDLIDALVREWMERIEEANKLF; translated from the coding sequence ATGTTTGAAGCCATTGATGCTTCTGGTAAACGCATCATGATTCACAGATTTCCCATCCATGAATTAAAAGCGATGTCCTTACGTTGTCCGTATTGCCTGAAGCCCTTGCGCGTCAGGCAAGGGCGACGACCACATTTTGCACATATCTCAGCTTGTACAGGAGAAAGTAGTGTGCATATGTCCTGGAAAAAGCGCATTGCCGATTCTTTAATAAACGCAGGTATCCAAGTCGAAATTGAATGGACGACTGGAGAGAGACGTTTTGACCTGTGGATACCGGAACAGAAACTTGGAATTGAGATTCAACGTTCTCCGATGTCGGCAGAGGAATGGATTAGACGAGCCTTACTTGATGCGAAACAAGAACAAACGGTTCGGTGGATCGGATTTCATCCTTCACATGGTGTCACGTTGCGATTGCAGGGTTGGATGCGACAAGCATTTTTACAAAATGATTATTTGGATCTGATCGTCGAGAATCAAATCCGGAGATTTCGACATCCAGTTCCTTTTGCAAAACACCATGTCTATTGCACGGTTCAATCGCTCTCGTTATCTGATTTCCTCTCGACAGAGCCTTCATCATTTCCTCGGAAATTTTCAATCGCTCGATGGCAAGGGATCGTTCATCGCTACCGGCGACGTCCTTTTTATCCTTCATTACCTCCACGCATTCTCAAGACCCCACTGTATCAAGCAGGTTTCCATCTGCAGAACCTTCCCTCTTTTGCCTTTCTTCCGATCACACGCCTATTATTTCTCCCCGTCCATCCCTTTGAATTTCAAATCGCAGTCTTTTTAAAGCTAAAAGGGAGGTACACTTCAATCCGTCTAGAACATGCCATAAATCAACTGCTTCACCAATTGAATCTATCGATTGAAAGAGATTTGATTGATGCTCTCGTCAGAGAATGGATGGAACGGATTGAGGAGGCGAATAAGCTGTTTTAG
- the cls gene encoding cardiolipin synthase — translation MLRRVQLLMTLILTIGLIAFLSYYWSVYMVGWLSIVIILVVMSVFVIILLENRNPERTLVWALVMMALPVVGVFVYFTFGQNYRRKRMFRLKAMLDEESYIKYRTQFKAGVHQSVFQEGRYGKVVTLIDSISRLPISYNTHTRILTNGQEKFPILLEEIRQAQHHIHLEYYIVRDDQLALQLQEALIEKAEQGIEVRFLYDAVGCFSTDKHYFKKMQAAGVEVRAFFPVVLPFISSKSNYRNHRKIVVIDGTVAFTGGINIGDEYIGRDQHFGFWRDTHLLVRGEAVSELQLIFLQDWYYMTGERLFTPFYMEPLEYVEGATGGVQIIASGPDEPHEAMKSLYFGLITEARESVYIASPYLIPDEDLMTALKTAAMAGIDVRILLPSFPDHKIVFYASRSYFDDLLRAGVKIYEYNKGFMHSKVIVVDDAIATIGTANMDLRSFHLNFEVNAFLYGTNSVHELTRDFYEDFSHSTQVDADMFHRRPLRRRLIESISRLFSPLL, via the coding sequence ATGCTACGACGTGTACAACTTCTCATGACCCTCATCTTGACCATCGGCTTGATTGCCTTTTTATCCTACTATTGGAGTGTCTATATGGTAGGTTGGCTGTCCATCGTCATCATCTTGGTCGTCATGAGCGTGTTTGTCATCATTCTACTCGAAAATCGAAACCCAGAACGAACGCTCGTCTGGGCACTTGTCATGATGGCATTGCCTGTCGTTGGCGTATTCGTGTATTTCACATTCGGTCAGAACTACCGCCGAAAACGAATGTTTCGACTGAAGGCAATGCTTGATGAAGAGTCTTACATTAAGTATCGTACCCAGTTTAAGGCAGGGGTACACCAATCAGTGTTCCAAGAAGGGCGTTATGGAAAAGTTGTGACACTTATCGATTCAATCAGTCGCCTTCCGATTTCGTATAATACACATACAAGAATCTTGACGAATGGTCAGGAAAAATTTCCGATTCTTTTAGAAGAGATTCGTCAAGCACAGCATCATATTCATTTGGAGTACTATATCGTACGCGATGATCAACTTGCGCTTCAGTTACAGGAAGCATTGATTGAAAAGGCTGAGCAAGGAATCGAGGTCCGCTTTCTTTATGATGCCGTTGGATGTTTTTCGACGGATAAACATTATTTCAAGAAGATGCAGGCGGCTGGCGTTGAGGTTCGCGCGTTTTTCCCCGTCGTCTTACCGTTTATTTCGAGTAAATCGAACTACCGAAATCATCGGAAAATCGTCGTCATCGATGGAACGGTTGCTTTTACAGGCGGAATCAACATTGGTGACGAGTATATCGGTCGCGATCAACATTTTGGTTTTTGGCGTGATACGCATCTTCTCGTAAGAGGAGAGGCTGTCTCTGAACTCCAACTGATTTTTCTCCAAGACTGGTATTACATGACAGGAGAACGGCTGTTTACACCGTTTTACATGGAGCCGCTTGAGTACGTTGAAGGAGCAACAGGGGGTGTTCAAATCATTGCGAGCGGTCCTGATGAGCCACATGAGGCAATGAAATCACTTTACTTCGGGCTCATCACGGAAGCGCGTGAATCAGTCTATATTGCTTCCCCGTATTTGATACCGGACGAAGACCTCATGACAGCACTGAAGACAGCTGCTATGGCTGGGATTGATGTTCGTATTCTGCTACCGAGCTTTCCAGACCATAAAATCGTATTTTATGCGAGCCGTTCATATTTTGATGACTTGCTACGAGCTGGTGTGAAAATTTACGAGTACAATAAAGGGTTCATGCACTCGAAAGTCATCGTTGTGGACGACGCCATCGCAACGATTGGGACAGCGAACATGGATTTACGTAGTTTTCATTTGAATTTCGAAGTGAATGCTTTCTTATATGGAACGAACTCTGTCCATGAACTAACACGTGATTTTTATGAAGATTTTAGCCATTCGACACAAGTTGATGCTGATATGTTCCATCGACGTCCATTACGCCGTCGATTGATTGAATCGATTTCACGTTTATTCTCACCGTTACTCTAG
- a CDS encoding SDR family NAD(P)-dependent oxidoreductase, translating into MGTYIITGATSGIGEATALQLIREGHTVLAIGRNEEKGSSLEADGEGRLYFFPVDLTDSSAIDAFFEETQEDFPEIDGIFNNAGTFGKPVAPERVSDQQKEVFQVNYHAPERIIQLATKRFSKGASIVNNSAIVGHVKFPAMLLPYASSKSALLTLTKTYAARFHGKYRFNAICPGPVDTALSHALYGGKDKFDLAMKHHLRGEPAQPSEIAEVVCFLLSNKASYINGQALIVDGGYTLT; encoded by the coding sequence ATGGGTACGTATATCATTACTGGTGCAACAAGTGGAATTGGTGAGGCAACTGCCCTTCAACTCATCCGGGAGGGACATACTGTCCTTGCGATTGGTCGTAATGAAGAAAAAGGATCCTCACTTGAAGCAGATGGAGAAGGACGTTTATATTTCTTCCCTGTCGACTTAACTGATTCCTCTGCAATCGATGCGTTCTTTGAAGAAACACAAGAAGATTTCCCAGAAATCGATGGTATTTTCAACAATGCAGGTACTTTCGGTAAACCCGTCGCACCTGAACGTGTCTCCGATCAACAAAAAGAAGTGTTTCAAGTGAACTATCACGCACCCGAACGAATCATCCAGCTTGCGACAAAACGCTTTTCAAAAGGTGCTTCCATCGTCAATAATAGCGCCATCGTAGGTCATGTTAAGTTTCCAGCAATGCTACTGCCTTACGCGTCGTCTAAGAGTGCTTTACTGACGCTAACAAAGACATACGCCGCCCGCTTCCATGGTAAGTACCGATTTAATGCTATTTGCCCGGGACCAGTCGATACAGCGCTCAGTCATGCCTTATATGGCGGGAAAGATAAATTTGACCTCGCAATGAAACATCACCTTCGAGGTGAGCCTGCACAACCTTCTGAAATCGCTGAGGTCGTTTGTTTCTTACTATCAAACAAAGCGAGTTACATCAACGGTCAAGCGCTCATCGTAGATGGAGGCTATACCCTCACTTAA